The following coding sequences are from one Gemmatimonadota bacterium window:
- a CDS encoding phosphoribosylanthranilate isomerase — MNTVRIKICGITNEADAAAAVRAGADALGFIFYGGSPRCVAPERAAEIVAGLPPFVVPVGVFVNAAADDVDGICEAAGIRVVQLHGDEPPGFCEAMKRPVIKAFRVRDASWKSDAAAYPVDAVLLDTFAEDRYGGTGTTFDWRFVEDSPHRVILSGGLNPDNVAEAVRSVRPYGVDTGSGVEREPGRKDHGKIGAFVEAARRPL, encoded by the coding sequence ATGAATACGGTCAGGATCAAGATCTGCGGCATCACGAACGAGGCGGACGCCGCGGCGGCGGTTCGCGCGGGCGCGGACGCGCTCGGGTTCATTTTCTATGGGGGCAGTCCCCGCTGCGTGGCGCCGGAACGGGCCGCGGAAATCGTGGCCGGACTGCCGCCCTTTGTCGTCCCGGTGGGCGTGTTCGTAAACGCGGCGGCCGACGACGTGGACGGTATCTGCGAGGCCGCGGGCATCCGGGTCGTGCAGCTCCACGGCGACGAACCGCCGGGTTTCTGCGAAGCAATGAAGCGACCGGTCATCAAGGCCTTCCGCGTCAGGGACGCATCGTGGAAATCCGATGCGGCGGCCTATCCTGTCGACGCGGTACTGCTCGATACGTTCGCCGAAGACCGGTACGGCGGCACGGGAACCACCTTCGACTGGCGGTTCGTGGAAGACAGTCCCCACCGCGTCATCCTGAGCGGTGGGCTGAATCCGGACAACGTGGCCGAGGCCGTGCGCAGCGTTCGGCCCTACGGCGTGGATACGGGCAGCGGCGTGGAGCGGGAACCGGGCCGCAAGGACCACGGCAAGATCGGGGCTTTCGTGGAGGCGGCGAGGCGGCCTTTATGA
- the aroE gene encoding shikimate dehydrogenase: protein MISTHENGPIGPAISGSTRVVGVCGQGIGYTLSPAMHNAAFRHCGLDYVYVTFEIAATEVRRAVDGIRGLGLAGVNVTKPLKTDVLPYLDEVSEEARRIGSVNTISNRSGRLAGTSTDGAGLLRALGEEGVAVAGSRMLILGAGGAARAACAMARGQGAASITIAARNTDRARDTASVGGAEAITLSPSDLGAAVREVDLVINAIPGDLSLESDWFTSGQFVYDSRYDQAETGLMRIARSRGAATSNGIGMLLFQGAASFEIWTGRAAPVEVMRSALEEQLRRRKAREE from the coding sequence ATGATCTCTACGCATGAAAACGGGCCCATCGGCCCCGCCATATCGGGATCGACCCGCGTGGTCGGCGTATGCGGGCAGGGCATCGGTTATACGCTTTCGCCAGCCATGCACAACGCGGCCTTTCGCCATTGCGGACTGGACTACGTGTATGTAACCTTCGAAATCGCAGCCACCGAAGTGCGGCGGGCTGTCGACGGCATCCGGGGACTGGGGCTGGCGGGGGTCAACGTGACCAAGCCGCTCAAGACGGACGTGCTGCCCTACCTGGACGAGGTGTCCGAAGAGGCACGCAGGATCGGTTCGGTCAACACCATCTCGAACCGATCGGGCCGTCTCGCCGGCACGTCGACGGACGGCGCCGGACTGTTGCGGGCGCTCGGGGAAGAAGGCGTTGCCGTCGCGGGTTCGAGGATGTTGATCCTGGGTGCGGGCGGCGCGGCCCGGGCGGCCTGCGCCATGGCCCGCGGACAGGGGGCCGCATCGATTACCATTGCCGCGCGCAACACGGACCGGGCCCGGGACACGGCTTCGGTGGGTGGCGCGGAGGCGATCACACTGTCGCCATCAGATCTCGGAGCCGCGGTCCGTGAGGTCGACCTGGTGATCAACGCGATCCCAGGGGATCTGTCGCTGGAAAGCGACTGGTTTACCAGCGGGCAGTTCGTCTACGACTCGCGTTACGACCAGGCGGAGACCGGACTGATGCGAATCGCCCGGTCACGGGGCGCGGCGACCTCGAACGGCATCGGCATGCTGCTGTTCCAGGGCGCGGCGTCTTTTGAAATCTGGACCGGCCGCGCGGCGCCGGTCGAAGTGATGAGGAGCGCGTTGGAGGAACAGCTAAGGCGCAGGAAGGCCCGGGAGGAGTAG